Proteins encoded by one window of Streptomyces clavuligerus:
- a CDS encoding CbtB domain-containing protein has product MAQTTAPAPAAAPAITPISLREIAPWAAFFGVLMLILLYFVGAEQGATAVFAGDTVHEWVHDGRHLLGFPCH; this is encoded by the coding sequence ATGGCCCAGACCACCGCTCCGGCCCCTGCCGCGGCACCGGCCATCACCCCCATATCGCTCAGGGAGATCGCCCCCTGGGCCGCCTTCTTCGGCGTACTGATGCTGATCCTGCTCTACTTCGTCGGCGCGGAGCAGGGCGCCACCGCCGTGTTCGCGGGCGATACCGTCCATGAGTGGGTCCACGACGGACGCCACCTGCTCGGCTTCCCCTGCCACTGA
- a CDS encoding helix-turn-helix domain-containing protein, translated as MYRERVSRLPGAVVWEVVRSDGGPVLPDGCVDILWTPGELLVAGPDTRAQHGDGRPPGIRWAGVRFAPGTAPAVLGVPAHELRDRRVPWAALWGDAAARALVARLDAAFDPVAELERIALRAAADAPRPPDPLTAEVVRALAAGSTVAAVAESTGLGARRLHRRSLHAFGYGPKTLARVLRLQRALTLIHRGAPYATAAATAGCADQAHLAREMRALGGMTLSEWSRHRGLA; from the coding sequence GTGTACAGGGAACGGGTGTCGCGGCTGCCGGGGGCGGTGGTCTGGGAAGTGGTCCGGAGCGACGGCGGTCCGGTGCTGCCCGACGGGTGCGTGGACATCCTCTGGACCCCCGGTGAGCTGCTGGTCGCCGGGCCGGACACGCGGGCGCAGCACGGGGACGGGCGACCGCCCGGCATCCGCTGGGCGGGGGTGCGGTTCGCGCCCGGGACCGCGCCCGCCGTGCTCGGCGTCCCGGCCCACGAGCTGCGGGACCGGCGGGTGCCCTGGGCGGCCCTTTGGGGGGACGCGGCGGCCCGCGCCCTCGTCGCCCGGCTCGACGCCGCCTTCGACCCCGTCGCCGAGCTGGAACGGATCGCCCTGCGCGCGGCGGCCGACGCGCCGCGTCCGCCCGACCCGCTGACGGCCGAGGTGGTACGGGCCCTCGCGGCGGGCTCCACCGTCGCCGCCGTCGCCGAGAGCACCGGACTCGGCGCCCGACGCCTGCACCGCCGCTCACTGCACGCCTTCGGCTACGGGCCCAAGACCCTGGCCCGTGTCCTGCGCCTCCAACGGGCCCTCACCCTGATCCACCGGGGCGCCCCGTACGCCACCGCCGCGGCCACGGCGGGCTGTGCCGACCAGGCCCATCTCGCCCGGGAGATGCGGGCGCTCGGCGGCATGACCCTCTCGGAGTGGTCCCGCCACCGCGGCCTTGCCTGA
- a CDS encoding GAF domain-containing protein: MPTTPLDPPDAVPLDPAETDRLLTRVGAQPPGDGRPAAGPRAEIAESWRRLLRHGLDPGREPRAGLLSRDELERRRQDSPLGEVLDVLRAGLVSASDAARLIMVVADAEGRMLWREGEATVRRKADAHGFVPGADLNEEWIGTNGVGTALITGRPIHVHATEHFLAAHRTWTCAGAPVVDPRDGRPLGVVNVSGPLATVHPTMLALVTSVARLAEAELRRHHFAALERLRSSAAPLLGRMGGRALAVDGDGWTAAVIGMPPPDRLALPKPPPDGRVWLPALGMCAMEPLPGGWLLRPEEAADPGGCAPRVLLDLSRAHRPSVTVRGEEGSWTYEPSPRHAELLCALARHPGGRSAAELAADLFADPSRTVTVRAEFSRLRRHLAPVLASRPYRFADGVEVEVIPPAPGAFPGAPTAAGPGVCPGAVETGSEAAGGCRGVRAAVETGPEVPPAPARLGGEQPGVLP, encoded by the coding sequence GTGCCGACCACACCCCTCGATCCGCCGGACGCCGTCCCCCTGGACCCGGCGGAGACCGACCGTCTGCTGACGCGGGTGGGGGCGCAGCCGCCGGGCGACGGGCGGCCGGCCGCCGGTCCGCGGGCGGAGATCGCGGAGTCCTGGCGGCGGCTGCTGCGCCACGGTCTGGACCCGGGCCGTGAGCCGCGGGCGGGGCTGCTGTCGCGGGACGAGTTGGAGCGGCGGCGGCAGGACTCGCCGCTGGGGGAGGTGCTGGATGTCCTGCGGGCGGGTCTGGTGTCGGCGTCCGACGCCGCACGACTGATCATGGTGGTCGCGGACGCCGAGGGCCGGATGCTGTGGCGCGAGGGTGAGGCGACCGTCCGGCGCAAGGCCGACGCCCATGGCTTCGTCCCGGGCGCGGACCTCAACGAGGAGTGGATCGGCACCAATGGGGTGGGCACCGCGCTGATCACCGGGCGGCCGATCCATGTGCACGCGACCGAGCACTTCCTGGCCGCCCATCGCACCTGGACCTGCGCGGGCGCGCCGGTGGTCGATCCCCGGGACGGCCGCCCGCTGGGGGTGGTCAATGTCAGCGGGCCGCTGGCCACCGTGCATCCGACGATGCTGGCGCTGGTCACGTCGGTGGCCCGGCTGGCCGAGGCGGAGCTGCGCCGGCACCATTTCGCCGCGCTGGAGCGGCTGCGGTCCAGCGCGGCGCCGCTGCTGGGGCGGATGGGCGGCCGGGCGCTCGCGGTGGACGGCGACGGCTGGACGGCGGCGGTGATCGGGATGCCGCCGCCGGACCGGCTGGCCCTGCCGAAGCCGCCTCCGGACGGCCGGGTGTGGCTGCCCGCGCTCGGCATGTGCGCGATGGAGCCGCTGCCCGGGGGCTGGCTGCTGCGGCCGGAGGAGGCGGCGGACCCCGGGGGGTGCGCCCCCCGGGTGCTGCTGGACCTCAGCCGGGCGCACCGGCCCTCGGTGACGGTGCGCGGGGAGGAGGGGAGCTGGACGTACGAGCCGAGCCCCCGCCATGCCGAGCTGTTGTGCGCGCTGGCCCGGCATCCGGGGGGCCGGAGCGCGGCCGAGCTGGCGGCGGATCTCTTCGCCGACCCGAGCCGTACGGTGACGGTCCGGGCGGAGTTCTCCCGGCTGCGGCGGCATCTGGCGCCGGTGCTGGCGAGCCGCCCGTACCGGTTCGCGGACGGGGTGGAGGTGGAGGTGATCCCTCCGGCGCCGGGTGCCTTCCCGGGGGCTCCGACGGCTGCCGGGCCCGGGGTGTGCCCGGGCGCGGTGGAGACCGGGTCCGAGGCGGCCGGGGGGTGCCGGGGAGTGCGGGCCGCCGTGGAGACGGGCCCTGAGGTGCCCCCGGCACCGGCCCGGCTTGGGGGCGAGCAGCCGGGCGTGCTTCCCTGA
- a CDS encoding putative leader peptide, with product MSEAGIALVSRRHVDLVRVSSAICPAC from the coding sequence ATGTCTGAAGCTGGAATTGCCTTGGTGAGTCGGCGGCACGTCGATCTCGTCCGCGTGTCCAGCGCCATCTGTCCCGCCTGCTGA
- a CDS encoding acyl-CoA dehydrogenase family protein, with protein MAASTHTVTNQAPPLVGYDVFTADRALAEAVERHVPAESAAVAAAELSALGRTAGSAEAQEWGALANEYPPRLRTHDRYGNRIDEVEFHPAWHRLLGHAVRAGLTDAWGRPSGHVRRAAGFLVWTQAEAGHGCPLSMTHAAVPALRTDPELAAEWEPRLTAHTYDGTLAVPASKPGNLFGMGMTEKQGGSDVRANTTAATPLAAAGEYVLTGHKWFCSAPMSDGFLVLAQAPGGLTCFLVPRVLPDGGRNVFRLQRLKDKLGNRSNASAEVEFEGTWARRVGEEGRGVRTIIEMVAATRLDCVIGSAALMRQAVARAIHHTAHRGAFGGLLIDKPLMRNVLADLALESEAATALGIRLAAAYDAGTEAERAFARIAVPAAKYWVTKRCAPTAAEALECLGGNGYVEESGMPRLLREAPLNSIWEGSGNVQALDVLRALQREPAALNAFLQEVGLARGADHRLDGAIKGLLTELADLDGIEARARRLVERMALVLQGSLLVRYAPPEVADAFCASRLGGDRGAAFGTLPHTLALRAVVERARPVH; from the coding sequence ATGGCAGCAAGCACTCACACAGTGACCAACCAGGCTCCGCCCCTGGTGGGATACGACGTCTTCACCGCCGACCGGGCTCTGGCCGAGGCCGTGGAGCGGCATGTTCCGGCGGAGTCGGCCGCGGTCGCCGCGGCGGAGCTGTCGGCCCTGGGCCGGACGGCCGGTTCCGCCGAGGCGCAGGAGTGGGGCGCGCTCGCGAACGAGTACCCCCCGCGGCTGCGGACGCACGACCGGTACGGCAACCGGATCGACGAGGTCGAGTTCCACCCGGCGTGGCACCGGCTGCTCGGCCACGCGGTCCGGGCCGGGCTGACCGACGCCTGGGGCAGGCCGTCCGGGCATGTCCGGCGGGCCGCCGGGTTCCTGGTGTGGACCCAGGCGGAGGCCGGGCACGGCTGTCCGCTGTCGATGACCCACGCCGCCGTACCGGCGCTGCGGACGGACCCGGAGCTGGCGGCCGAGTGGGAGCCCCGGCTGACCGCGCACACGTACGACGGCACCCTCGCCGTCCCCGCGTCGAAGCCGGGCAATCTCTTCGGCATGGGCATGACCGAGAAGCAGGGCGGCAGCGATGTACGGGCCAACACCACGGCCGCGACCCCGCTGGCGGCGGCCGGGGAGTACGTCCTCACGGGGCACAAGTGGTTCTGCTCGGCGCCCATGTCCGACGGCTTCCTGGTGCTCGCCCAGGCCCCCGGCGGGCTGACCTGTTTCCTGGTGCCCCGGGTGCTCCCCGACGGCGGCCGGAACGTCTTCCGGCTCCAGCGGCTCAAGGACAAGCTGGGCAACCGCTCCAACGCCTCCGCCGAGGTGGAGTTCGAGGGCACCTGGGCCCGCCGGGTCGGCGAGGAGGGCCGGGGGGTGCGGACCATCATCGAGATGGTGGCGGCGACCCGGCTGGACTGTGTGATCGGCTCCGCCGCGCTGATGCGGCAGGCGGTCGCGCGGGCGATCCACCACACCGCCCACCGCGGCGCCTTCGGCGGGCTCCTGATCGACAAGCCGCTGATGCGCAACGTCCTGGCGGATCTGGCGCTGGAGTCGGAGGCGGCGACCGCCCTCGGTATCCGGCTGGCCGCCGCGTACGACGCCGGGACGGAGGCCGAGCGGGCGTTCGCCCGGATCGCGGTGCCCGCCGCCAAGTACTGGGTGACCAAGCGGTGCGCCCCGACCGCGGCCGAGGCGCTGGAGTGCCTGGGCGGCAACGGCTATGTCGAGGAGTCGGGCATGCCCCGGCTGCTGCGCGAGGCGCCGCTCAACTCGATCTGGGAGGGCTCGGGCAATGTCCAGGCCCTCGACGTGCTGCGGGCGCTCCAGCGGGAGCCCGCGGCGCTGAACGCGTTCCTCCAGGAGGTGGGGCTGGCACGGGGCGCCGACCACCGGCTGGACGGCGCCATCAAGGGGCTGCTGACGGAGCTGGCCGACCTGGACGGGATCGAGGCACGGGCACGGCGGCTGGTGGAGCGGATGGCGCTGGTGCTCCAGGGCTCCCTGCTCGTCCGGTACGCCCCGCCGGAGGTCGCGGACGCGTTCTGCGCCTCCCGGCTGGGCGGCGACCGGGGCGCCGCCTTCGGCACCCTGCCGCACACCCTGGCCCTCCGAGCGGTGGTGGAACGGGCCCGGCCCGTGCACTGA
- a CDS encoding YihY/virulence factor BrkB family protein, giving the protein MQAANETPERPSGRLHRARVLYRNVSKRKMTWLLLKDTVNSCIEYRILGLAAEAAFFTLLSLPPLMLGLLGLLGYIDDWTNTTTVASIEQNILNAAGTVLSERGVNDVARPLLEDVTHGGRPDLISIGFAIALWSGSRAVNVFIDTITVMYGLDGRRGIVATRLLAFLLYLIALVIGAVVLPLAVVGPDRVVEWVPWGTTLVTVLYWPVVILLSVAFLTTLYHVSVPVRSPWIEDVPGALVALGMWVLGSFLLRIYLVSTVEGPTIYGSLAAPIAVLLWIGISAFAILVGAAVNAAIDRVWPSVATAAARAEGDRRRAAEAAEVLARARAARIFEEMEGSPDEEGDDWDEDDSVGGDGEMPSEFPERWSRFLPPEDIRSRLHTHRAHHPKTPPNGHQGPPGPPGD; this is encoded by the coding sequence GTGCAGGCAGCAAATGAAACACCTGAGCGGCCATCGGGCCGACTCCACCGGGCCAGGGTCCTCTACCGGAACGTCTCCAAACGGAAGATGACCTGGTTGCTGCTCAAGGACACGGTCAACTCGTGCATCGAGTACCGCATCCTGGGGCTGGCGGCCGAGGCGGCGTTCTTCACCCTGCTGTCCCTGCCGCCTCTGATGCTCGGTCTGCTCGGGCTCCTCGGCTACATAGACGACTGGACCAACACCACCACCGTCGCCTCCATCGAGCAGAACATCCTCAACGCGGCCGGTACGGTGCTCTCCGAACGCGGCGTCAACGACGTCGCCCGCCCGCTGCTGGAGGACGTCACCCATGGCGGACGGCCGGATCTGATCTCCATCGGCTTCGCCATCGCCCTCTGGTCGGGCTCGCGCGCGGTGAACGTCTTCATCGACACCATCACCGTCATGTACGGGCTCGACGGGCGGCGGGGGATCGTGGCCACCCGGCTGCTGGCCTTTCTGCTCTATCTGATCGCCCTGGTGATCGGGGCGGTGGTGCTGCCGCTCGCGGTGGTCGGGCCCGACCGGGTGGTGGAGTGGGTCCCCTGGGGCACGACGCTGGTCACGGTCCTGTACTGGCCGGTGGTGATCCTGCTCTCGGTCGCCTTCCTGACCACGCTCTACCACGTCTCCGTGCCGGTGCGCTCCCCGTGGATCGAGGACGTGCCCGGGGCGCTGGTGGCGCTCGGGATGTGGGTCCTCGGCAGCTTCCTGCTGCGGATCTACCTCGTCAGCACCGTGGAGGGGCCCACCATCTACGGCTCCCTGGCGGCACCGATCGCGGTGCTGCTGTGGATCGGGATCTCGGCCTTCGCGATCCTCGTCGGAGCGGCCGTGAACGCGGCGATCGACCGCGTCTGGCCCTCCGTGGCCACCGCGGCGGCCCGTGCCGAGGGGGATCGCCGCAGGGCCGCCGAGGCGGCGGAGGTGCTGGCGCGGGCGCGCGCCGCGCGGATCTTCGAGGAGATGGAGGGCAGTCCGGACGAGGAAGGGGACGACTGGGACGAGGACGACAGCGTGGGCGGGGACGGGGAGATGCCGTCCGAGTTCCCGGAGCGCTGGTCCCGCTTCCTGCCGCCGGAGGACATCAGGTCCCGCCTCCACACCCACCGGGCCCACCACCCGAAGACCCCGCCCAACGGCCACCAGGGCCCGCCGGGCCCGCCGGGGGACTGA
- a CDS encoding histidine phosphatase family protein produces the protein MTAKAAGTLRLALITPAVNAALREARFAADVPLDPAGSAAARAAAGALPPAGRALAGPSLRCRETAEALGLAAEPVPALADWGMGRWQGRTLAEVSAAEPEGVARWLSDPSAAPHGGDPLTALIARAGTWLDALPPGGGRLLAVVDPAVVRALLVHALDLPAAVFWRLDPAPLTLTGLTSRAGRWNLHCGTRLLAP, from the coding sequence ATGACGGCGAAGGCGGCGGGAACTCTACGACTGGCGTTGATCACCCCGGCGGTGAACGCGGCACTGCGGGAGGCCCGGTTCGCGGCGGACGTCCCGCTGGACCCGGCGGGTTCGGCCGCCGCCCGGGCGGCGGCCGGTGCCCTGCCGCCCGCCGGACGGGCCCTCGCCGGGCCCTCCCTGCGGTGCCGGGAGACCGCCGAGGCGCTGGGGCTCGCGGCGGAGCCGGTGCCCGCGCTCGCGGACTGGGGGATGGGCCGCTGGCAGGGCCGGACCCTCGCGGAGGTGAGCGCGGCCGAACCCGAGGGCGTGGCCCGCTGGTTGAGCGACCCGTCGGCCGCCCCGCACGGCGGCGACCCCCTCACCGCCCTGATCGCCCGTGCCGGGACCTGGCTGGACGCGCTGCCCCCCGGCGGCGGACGCCTCCTCGCGGTGGTCGACCCCGCCGTCGTCCGCGCCCTCCTCGTCCACGCCCTGGACCTGCCCGCCGCCGTCTTCTGGCGCCTGGACCCGGCCCCGCTGACCCTCACCGGCCTGACCTCCCGCGCGGGCCGCTGGAACCTCCACTGCGGCACCCGGCTGCTCGCCCCCTGA
- a CDS encoding GNAT family N-acetyltransferase — protein sequence MSIAVTTWSLEQTSPADLRPAAVPEGDIRIVRSEVPSPEFSRFLYRAVGGDVRWTDRLGMTYAQWEETLGRPGTETWVAYDRGTPAGYAELQAQDEGVVEIVYFGLMPAFRGRRIGGHLLSYATARAWDLAERWPDLPSTKRVWVHTCSLDGPHAMANYERRGFALFDTSVADEPVRETPGPWRGAHPAAPGR from the coding sequence ATGAGCATCGCTGTGACCACGTGGTCCCTGGAGCAGACGTCCCCCGCCGATCTGCGGCCCGCCGCCGTGCCCGAGGGCGATATCCGGATCGTCCGCTCCGAGGTGCCTTCGCCGGAGTTCAGCCGTTTCCTGTATCGCGCGGTCGGCGGGGATGTCCGCTGGACGGACCGGCTGGGGATGACCTACGCGCAGTGGGAGGAGACGCTGGGCCGGCCGGGCACCGAGACCTGGGTGGCGTACGACCGCGGGACCCCGGCGGGGTACGCGGAGCTCCAGGCGCAGGACGAGGGCGTGGTGGAGATCGTCTACTTCGGGCTCATGCCCGCCTTCCGCGGTCGCCGGATCGGCGGCCATCTGCTCTCGTACGCGACGGCCAGGGCCTGGGACCTCGCCGAGCGGTGGCCCGATCTGCCGTCCACCAAGCGGGTGTGGGTGCACACCTGCTCGCTCGACGGTCCGCACGCGATGGCCAACTACGAGCGGCGCGGCTTCGCCCTCTTCGACACCTCGGTGGCCGATGAGCCGGTCCGGGAGACCCCCGGCCCCTGGCGCGGCGCGCACCCGGCGGCCCCTGGCCGGTAA
- a CDS encoding VOC family protein: MTPQLDAIGIVTSDLPASLAFYRRLGLDIPAGAESAPHVEVTLPGGTRVLWDTEETVRSFDPSWTRPEGGDRTALAFRCADPAEVDAVYAGLTAAGHRGHLAPWDAAWGQRYAVVLDPDGLGVQLFANTEA, from the coding sequence ATGACTCCACAGCTCGACGCCATCGGCATCGTCACCTCCGATCTGCCCGCATCGCTCGCCTTCTACCGCCGTCTCGGCCTGGACATCCCGGCCGGGGCGGAGTCCGCCCCGCATGTCGAGGTGACCCTGCCGGGCGGGACACGGGTCCTGTGGGACACGGAGGAGACCGTCCGCTCCTTCGACCCGTCCTGGACCCGCCCCGAGGGCGGCGACCGCACCGCCCTCGCCTTCCGCTGCGCGGACCCCGCCGAGGTGGACGCGGTCTACGCCGGCCTGACCGCCGCCGGTCACCGGGGCCATCTGGCCCCGTGGGACGCCGCGTGGGGACAGCGCTACGCGGTCGTCCTGGACCCGGACGGCCTGGGCGTCCAGCTCTTCGCGAACACCGAGGCGTAG
- a CDS encoding SpoIIE family protein phosphatase/ATP-binding protein, whose translation MAARYGRPRSVLRMRTVAGQVFLLQVVIVLLLVAAGIVALVLQAHADSEREAVHRSESVASTFASAPGVAAALRSPDPTALLQPSAEEARRRSEVDFISVLSTEGIRYTHPAPDGIGKKFIGDFTPALHGEVVTQQLTGSIGEIVQAVVPVWGPDRKVVGLVAAGVTISKVNTVVEDQFPLLFGVSAVVLLLTTGGTALVTRRLRRQTHGLGPEEMTRMYEHHDAVLHAVREGVLIVGDGGRLLLVNDEARRLLGLPAAVEGRRVADLGLDPSTARLLASGRVVTDEVHQVGDRLLAVNQRPTDRDGGPPGSVATLRDTTELRALTGRADVARARLKLLYDAGAEIGTTLDVQRTCEELAGFTVGRFADFATVDLVDAVLRGEEPRATGAGEEMRRVAVGGLGDETAHFALGTTIRYLTTTRMGAGLNQGEGILERELPAYDGWQQQSPERAARLVAAGFHSMIAVPLRARGAILGVAMFWRSQTPEPFEEEDRSLAEELVARAAVSVDNARRYSREHTMAVALQRSLLPRTLPEQSALDIASRYRPAQAGAGGLGGVGGDWFDIIPLPGARVALVVGDVVGHGLHAAATMGRLRTAVHNFSTLDLPPDELLWHLDELVARLDQDETGNGAEAGVTGATCLYAIYDPSSGRCTVARAGHLQPLVLRPDGSAFFAEVPGGPPLGLGGMPYETLDVDLPEGSSLVLYTDGLVEDRERDMDEGLDLLRRTVGGHPERTPDEICDAVLGALLPQRPRDDVALLVGRARRLESDRVAEWDVPSDPSAVGEVRSAVTRRLTDWGMGEEAFTTELILSELVTNAIRYAAGPIRVRLIRDRTLICEVSDHSSTSPHLRQAASTDEGGRGLFLVAQFADRWGTRYTVDGKVIWTEQPLSGPDAEAGPESGAQPGAGV comes from the coding sequence ATGGCCGCACGTTACGGTCGCCCACGCTCGGTTCTGCGGATGCGGACCGTGGCCGGGCAGGTCTTCCTCCTCCAAGTGGTGATCGTGCTGCTGCTCGTCGCGGCGGGCATCGTCGCGCTGGTGCTCCAGGCGCACGCGGACAGCGAACGGGAGGCCGTCCACCGCTCCGAGTCCGTGGCCTCGACCTTCGCCAGCGCACCGGGGGTCGCCGCCGCGCTGCGGAGCCCGGACCCGACGGCGCTGCTCCAGCCCAGCGCCGAGGAGGCCAGGCGGCGCTCCGAGGTCGACTTCATCTCGGTACTGAGCACCGAGGGCATCCGCTACACCCACCCCGCGCCGGACGGGATCGGCAAGAAGTTCATCGGCGACTTCACCCCGGCGCTCCACGGCGAAGTGGTCACCCAGCAGCTCACGGGCTCCATCGGGGAGATCGTCCAGGCGGTGGTCCCCGTCTGGGGACCGGACCGGAAGGTGGTCGGCCTGGTCGCCGCCGGGGTGACGATCTCCAAGGTCAACACGGTCGTGGAGGACCAGTTCCCGCTGCTGTTCGGGGTGAGCGCGGTGGTCCTGCTGCTGACCACCGGCGGCACCGCGCTGGTCACCCGGCGGCTGCGGCGGCAGACCCACGGTCTGGGGCCGGAGGAGATGACCCGGATGTACGAGCACCACGACGCCGTGCTGCACGCGGTGCGCGAAGGGGTGCTCATCGTGGGCGACGGGGGGCGGCTGCTGCTCGTCAACGACGAGGCCCGGCGGCTCCTCGGGCTGCCCGCGGCCGTCGAGGGCCGCCGCGTCGCCGATCTCGGCCTCGACCCGTCGACCGCGCGGCTGCTGGCGTCCGGCCGGGTCGTCACCGACGAGGTGCACCAGGTCGGGGACCGGCTGCTCGCCGTCAACCAGCGTCCCACCGACCGCGACGGCGGCCCGCCCGGCAGTGTGGCCACCCTCCGGGACACCACCGAGCTGCGGGCGCTCACCGGCCGGGCGGACGTGGCCAGGGCCCGGCTCAAACTGCTGTACGACGCGGGGGCCGAGATCGGCACCACCCTCGATGTGCAGCGCACCTGCGAGGAGCTGGCGGGCTTCACCGTGGGCCGGTTCGCCGACTTCGCCACCGTCGACCTGGTGGACGCGGTGCTGCGGGGCGAGGAGCCGCGGGCGACCGGGGCGGGCGAGGAGATGCGGCGGGTCGCGGTGGGCGGGCTCGGCGACGAGACCGCCCACTTCGCCCTCGGCACCACCATCCGCTATCTGACGACGACCCGCATGGGCGCCGGGCTCAACCAGGGCGAGGGCATCCTGGAACGGGAGCTGCCCGCGTACGACGGCTGGCAGCAGCAGTCCCCCGAACGCGCCGCCCGGCTGGTGGCGGCGGGCTTCCACTCGATGATCGCGGTACCGCTGCGGGCGCGCGGGGCGATCCTCGGCGTGGCGATGTTCTGGCGTTCGCAGACACCCGAACCCTTCGAGGAGGAGGACCGCTCCCTCGCCGAGGAGCTGGTGGCCCGCGCCGCGGTCAGCGTCGACAACGCCCGCCGCTACAGCCGCGAGCACACGATGGCGGTGGCGCTCCAGCGCAGTCTGCTGCCCCGGACGCTGCCCGAGCAGAGCGCCCTCGACATCGCCTCCCGCTACCGCCCCGCCCAGGCGGGCGCCGGGGGGCTCGGCGGCGTCGGCGGCGACTGGTTCGACATCATCCCGCTGCCGGGGGCACGGGTGGCGCTCGTGGTGGGCGACGTGGTGGGCCACGGGCTGCACGCGGCGGCCACCATGGGGCGGCTGCGGACGGCGGTGCACAACTTCTCCACGCTGGACCTGCCGCCGGACGAGCTGCTGTGGCACCTGGACGAGCTGGTGGCCCGTCTCGACCAGGACGAGACGGGGAACGGGGCCGAGGCGGGGGTCACCGGCGCGACCTGTCTCTACGCCATCTACGACCCCTCGTCCGGCCGGTGCACGGTGGCGCGCGCGGGCCATCTCCAGCCGCTGGTGCTGCGCCCCGACGGCTCCGCCTTCTTCGCGGAGGTGCCGGGCGGGCCGCCGCTGGGGCTCGGCGGGATGCCGTACGAGACCCTGGACGTGGACCTGCCCGAGGGCAGTTCGCTGGTGCTGTACACGGACGGCTTGGTCGAGGACCGCGAACGGGACATGGACGAGGGGCTCGACCTGCTGCGGCGGACCGTCGGGGGGCATCCGGAGCGCACCCCGGACGAGATCTGCGACGCGGTGCTCGGCGCGCTGCTGCCACAGCGCCCCCGGGACGACGTCGCCCTGCTGGTGGGCCGGGCCCGCAGGCTGGAGTCCGACCGGGTGGCCGAGTGGGACGTCCCGTCGGACCCGTCGGCGGTGGGCGAGGTGCGGTCGGCGGTGACCCGGCGGCTGACCGACTGGGGCATGGGGGAGGAGGCGTTCACGACCGAGCTGATCCTCAGTGAGCTGGTGACCAACGCGATCCGCTACGCCGCGGGCCCGATCCGGGTGCGGCTGATCCGGGACCGTACGCTGATCTGCGAGGTGTCGGACCACAGCAGTACGTCGCCGCATCTGCGGCAGGCGGCGAGCACCGACGAGGGGGGCCGGGGGCTCTTCCTCGTGGCCCAGTTCGCGGACCGCTGGGGGACCCGTTACACCGTGGACGGCAAGGTGATCTGGACGGAGCAGCCGCTCTCGGGACCGGACGCGGAGGCGGGGCCGGAGTCCGGCGCGCAGCCGGGCGCGGGGGTCTGA
- a CDS encoding CbtA family protein, producing MNSTSVRALLVRGMLAGLVAGAAALLVAYFLGEGPVDAAIAFEEANSHEHGGDAPVSRAVQATAGLATGVLVFGVAIGGIAALAHCVALGRIGRFGPRATAALVALGALVTVYVVPYLKYPPNPPAVGDPGTIGQRTALYFLMVVLSVLLAVAAVLLGQRLAPGLGNGNAAVAAVAAFVVAVGLAFAFLPSFDEVPKGFPATVVWEFRLATLAVHTTLWAVYGLVFGLLAERLLTPGTAASASGRGGARTPAARR from the coding sequence ATGAACTCCACATCTGTCCGGGCCCTGCTGGTGCGCGGCATGCTCGCCGGGCTGGTCGCGGGAGCCGCCGCCCTGCTGGTGGCGTACTTCCTCGGCGAGGGCCCGGTGGACGCGGCGATCGCCTTCGAGGAGGCGAACAGCCATGAGCACGGCGGCGACGCGCCGGTCAGCCGGGCCGTGCAGGCCACGGCGGGGCTCGCGACCGGGGTCCTGGTCTTCGGTGTCGCGATCGGCGGCATCGCGGCCCTCGCCCACTGCGTCGCCCTCGGCCGGATCGGCCGCTTCGGGCCGCGTGCCACGGCCGCGCTGGTGGCGCTGGGCGCGCTGGTCACGGTGTACGTGGTGCCGTATCTGAAGTACCCGCCGAACCCGCCGGCCGTCGGCGACCCGGGCACCATCGGCCAACGCACCGCGCTCTACTTCCTGATGGTCGTGCTCAGTGTGCTGCTCGCGGTCGCGGCGGTGCTGCTGGGGCAGCGGCTGGCGCCGGGCCTCGGGAACGGGAACGCGGCGGTGGCGGCAGTGGCCGCCTTCGTCGTGGCGGTGGGGCTGGCGTTCGCGTTCCTGCCCTCCTTCGACGAGGTGCCGAAGGGGTTCCCGGCCACGGTGGTCTGGGAGTTCCGGCTGGCGACGCTCGCCGTCCACACCACGCTGTGGGCGGTGTACGGGCTGGTCTTCGGCCTGCTGGCGGAGCGGCTGCTCACCCCGGGCACGGCGGCTTCCGCGTCCGGCCGCGGCGGCGCGCGGACACCCGCCGCCCGACGCTGA